One region of Armigeres subalbatus isolate Guangzhou_Male chromosome 3, GZ_Asu_2, whole genome shotgun sequence genomic DNA includes:
- the LOC134228035 gene encoding uncharacterized protein LOC134228035 isoform X1, producing MSRWDQRTEGHSRSRRDGPRERSRSRSRSRSRSSSPVERRLRELDEDRRRKERLLKDNTVRHVPGTGNREDSGSSSGDSDNVCPFQGLQSETSMPKIGFSFQKPSSNAKTSSGTLATSFKLQKSKPVAIQMKLGTAPKKETPKLMKPVANAFAGSDSDEEPEEMPAECRMRMRNIGRDTPTSSGPNSFGKTKHGFCDSKKIFEKKLNTMTDS from the exons ATGAGTCGTTGGGATCAAAGAACAGAAG GACACTCACGCTCCCGCAGGGACGGTCCCAGAGAACGTTCCCGGAGCAGGAGTAGATCTCGTAGTCGGTCGTCTTCGCCAGTTGAACGGCGGCTGCGAGAGTTAGATGAGGACCGCCGCCGCAAAGAACGATTGTTGAAGGACAATACGGTGCGCCATGTTCCCGGCACCGGTAATCGAGAAGATAGCGGCAGCTCCAGTGGTGACTCCGACAACG TTTGTCCTTTTCAAGGTTTGCAATCTGAGACATCTATGCCAAAAATAGGGTTTAGCTTCCAGAAGCCTTCCAGCAATGCCAAGACTAGCTCCGGTACCCTAGCTACCAGTTTCAAACTGCAGAAGTCTAAACCGGTGGCCATTCAAATGAAACTGGGGACGGCACCCAAAAAGGAAACGCCCAAACTGATGAAACCGGTGGCGAACGCTTTTGCCGGATCTGATAGCGACGAAGAACCGGAGGAAATGCCTGCCGAATGTCGGATGAGGATGCGGAACATTGGCCGCGATACGCCAACTTCGTCCGGGCCAAACTCTTTCGGTAAGACCAAACATGGTTTCTGCGATTCCaagaaaatattcgaaaaaaagTTGAACACTATGACTGATAGTTAG
- the LOC134228036 gene encoding CDK5RAP1-like protein, with protein sequence MYRFGEHLFKYKIRKMCIPPTSISSSFQQIRTAASTKNRITEGPNLRDFLQQSSPVSNVHYVKSQHEIPYLPRDSLLGRKRKVFFEIYGCQMNTNDTEIVWSILKDYDFRRTGSIKDADVILIMTCAIREGAESTIWNRLKHIRLMKEKRDEDKPLQIGVMGCMAERLKKQLVENERAVDVVVGPDSYKDLPRLLAVGQRGQKAINVMLSLDETYADVIPIKLDRKSQTAFVSVMRGCDNMCSYCIVPFTRGRERSRPIKSIREEALHLNAKGIKEITLLGQNVNSYRDTSENTEGVELEASVLAPGFKTVYKTKIGGLRFAELLMELAETVPEMRIRFTSPHPKDFPNAVLETIVRYPNICNSLHLPAQSGSSAVLERMRRGYSREAYINLVQEVRSLIPDVTLSSDFICGFCGETDEEFYETVSLIQHVKYHTAFLFAYSMREKTTAHRRYKDDVPAETKQRRLQEMISAYRTGAEELNRQYVGREELVLIEGTSKRSKNDLAGRNDGNIKVILPGGDVPMGDLDSNERKTIVSGDYVAVKIIDSNSQILKAVPLYHTSITEFANHKHNRTNMMTNYCSNV encoded by the exons ATGTATAGATTTGGAGAGCAtctcttcaaatataaaatcagaaaaatgtgtATTCCGCCAACTTCAATATCGAGCAGCTTCCAACAAATTCGAACCGCAGCCTCAACCAAAAATCGAATTACCGAAGGCCCAAACCTTCGTGATTTTCTGCAACAGTCGTCGCCGGTGTCCAATGTTCACTACGTAAAGAGCCAACATGAAATCCCATATCTTCCGCGGGACTCCCTACTCGGTCGGAAACGGAaagtatttttcgaaatttacggCTGCCAAATGAATACCAATGACACGGAGATTGTTTGGTCCATATTGAAAGACTATGACTTCCGAAGAACCGGAAGTATTAAGGATGCAGATGTGATACTGATTATGACTTGTGCCATCCGGGAAGGGGCCGAAAGTACTATATGGAACCGGCTTAAACACATTCGCCTTATGAAAGAAAAAAGAGACGAGGATAAACCTTTGCAGATTGGAGTTATGGGTTGCATGGCAGAGCGATTGAAGAAGCAACTGGTGGAAAATGAACGAGCGGTAGATGTTGTAGTTGGACCGGACAGCTACAAGGACTTGCCTCGTCTGTTGGCCGTTGGACAAAGAGGTCAGAAAGCGATAAATGTGATGCTGTCGTTGGATGAAACATACGCCGACGTAATTCCGATCAAGCTGGATCGCAAGTCGCAAACTGCGTTTGTGTCAGTTATGAGAGGATGTGATAACATGTGCTCATACTGTATAGTTCCATTCACCAGAGGAAGGGAACGTTCCAGACCTATCAAGTCAATCCGAGAGGAAGCACTACATCTGAACGCTAAAGGCATCAAGGAGATAACTCTTTTGGGGCAAAATGTTAATAGTTACCGGGACACAAGTGAGAACACCGAAGGTGTTGAATTAGAAGCTTCCGTTCTTGCCCCGGGCTTTAAAACGgtctacaaaacaaaaattggagGCCTCCGATTTGCTGAGCTACTTATGGAGCTTGCCGAGACGGTGCCTGAAATGCGAATTCGGTTTACCTCGCCGCATCCCAAAGATTTTCCCAATGCGGTGCTGGAAACCATCGTAAGATACCCAAATATTTGCAACAGTTTACATTTGCCGGCACAGTCCGGGAGCTCTGCAGTTTTGGAACGAATGCGACGCGGTTACAGTCGGGAAG CATATATAAACTTGGTCCAGGAAGTGCGTTCGCTCATCCCGGATGTAACGCTATCGAGCGATTTTATTTGCGGATTCTGCGGAGAAACAGACGAAGAATTCTACGAAACTGTTTCCTTGATACAACATGTCAAATATCACACTGCGTTTCTCTTCGCGTACAGTATGCGGGAG AAAACAACCGCTCACCGCCGTTACAAGGATGATGTACCGGCGGAAACGAAACAACGAAGGCTACAGGAGATGATTTCAGCATACCGTACTGGAGCTGAAGAGTTAAACAGACAATATGTTGGTCGTGAAGAATTAGTGCTAATTGAAGGAACTAGCAAACGATCCAAAAATGATCTCGCTGGCCGCAATGATGGCAACATAAAAGTGATACTTCCCGGTGGAGATGTACCCATGGGTGATCTAGACTCAAATGAAAGGAAGACGATAGTCAGCGGTGATTATGTGGCTGTCAAGATAATAGATTCAAATTCACAAATTCTAAAAGCGGTGCCACTTTACCACACGTCTATAACAGAGTTTGCGAACCACAAACATAATAGGACAAATATGATGACAAATTATTGTTCAAACGTTTGA
- the LOC134228035 gene encoding PEST proteolytic signal-containing nuclear protein-like isoform X2, which produces MSRWDQRTEGHSRSRRDGPRERSRSRSRSRSRSSSPVERRLRELDEDRRRKERLLKDNTVRHVPGTGNREDSGSSSGDSDNGLQSETSMPKIGFSFQKPSSNAKTSSGTLATSFKLQKSKPVAIQMKLGTAPKKETPKLMKPVANAFAGSDSDEEPEEMPAECRMRMRNIGRDTPTSSGPNSFGKTKHGFCDSKKIFEKKLNTMTDS; this is translated from the exons ATGAGTCGTTGGGATCAAAGAACAGAAG GACACTCACGCTCCCGCAGGGACGGTCCCAGAGAACGTTCCCGGAGCAGGAGTAGATCTCGTAGTCGGTCGTCTTCGCCAGTTGAACGGCGGCTGCGAGAGTTAGATGAGGACCGCCGCCGCAAAGAACGATTGTTGAAGGACAATACGGTGCGCCATGTTCCCGGCACCGGTAATCGAGAAGATAGCGGCAGCTCCAGTGGTGACTCCGACAACG GTTTGCAATCTGAGACATCTATGCCAAAAATAGGGTTTAGCTTCCAGAAGCCTTCCAGCAATGCCAAGACTAGCTCCGGTACCCTAGCTACCAGTTTCAAACTGCAGAAGTCTAAACCGGTGGCCATTCAAATGAAACTGGGGACGGCACCCAAAAAGGAAACGCCCAAACTGATGAAACCGGTGGCGAACGCTTTTGCCGGATCTGATAGCGACGAAGAACCGGAGGAAATGCCTGCCGAATGTCGGATGAGGATGCGGAACATTGGCCGCGATACGCCAACTTCGTCCGGGCCAAACTCTTTCGGTAAGACCAAACATGGTTTCTGCGATTCCaagaaaatattcgaaaaaaagTTGAACACTATGACTGATAGTTAG